In Alosa alosa isolate M-15738 ecotype Scorff River chromosome 10, AALO_Geno_1.1, whole genome shotgun sequence, the genomic stretch ATGCATATCCAAGACAAAATCTTAAAACACCTTTCAGAGGATTTCAGTGAATAAAATCCCTAGTCTTTCCATCATTTCTGGAATTATTTTGATGGAAACAGCATGCTAGTCTCAAGTCAACTGGTGCATAAAAAAGAACTGTTTGCTCATGTCATTGCCCTTTATCCTTTGGTTTTTCAGACTATAAGCTTCTTTTCATTTTACTTTGTCCAGGGaaagaatataaaaaaaaacctgacttTTATCAAGTGTAATTTTGCTCCTTGTGTTTAGTTGGTTGACCTACTCTTAATTGTTAAAGGGCTCATAGGATTCCATCAATAGTTGTCCGAGGGCTTGCTAAATTATGAGGTAAGCAAACAGAACACACATTTCTTAAACAAACTCTTTATTGAGACAAATGAAAACTCAAAAAAGCACAAtgaacagcttttttttttctctggaaaACATAATCATAGCTGGCATTACAAGTTTGCATATAGCAATAAGTCAAACTTGCAATATTAGCAATAGAGCTTTGGCAACGTGTGTACGTAAATATGAAATTGGAACAATCATAAAAATaccaagacaaaacaaaaacaaatctgatggaaatatatttgttaGCTCTAATGCATTTAACttaggagaggtggagaaaacTCAAGTGAACAGTTAAGTTCTGACCAGATATAACCTAATCTATGTTATAACCGCTTAACCATTCAACATAGGCGGCAATCAAACCTATAATCTTAAGTGTACATCATTTCGGCCATGTGTGACATTTTCTTGGGGATGTAAAGGTAGTATTCCATATAGCCAGAGAGGTCTTCTATTGTGATGTCGTCAACGTATGCCCGGGCCTGTTCCGAGCAGGAGCGTGGGGAGCCAGAGGTTCCAGTGTTCTGAGTTCTGCGGTGGGCTGCGTTATGACCACTGGCTTCCTCCGGGTTCGGGAGGCCCCTCTCGCACTCGGAGATGACATTCCTTAGGCCGGTGAAGGAGTACACCTCCACACCCTGCCAGCTTGGACACTGGCAGTCACCTTGCCCACAGGGACATGCTCTGGTTTCGTTAAGCcgggagagagactgaaagtCTGAGGTGGACGAAGCAGCGGCAGCTCCAGCGGTGACTGACCCGGGCTCTGCTGCAGGGTCCACCTGCCGCTGTGCCTCTGGGGAACTTGGGCCCCCGGGCGGACAGACAACTGCCTCAGAGCCGCTGTCCTCGTCGGACTGGTTCCTGTGGCAGAGCTGCGGAGAGCCAAGGCTTTCTTGGGACAATGTGACACGGAGGTCGTAACCCGTGGCTCCAAACACAGGCGAGCCGTGGCTGGAGGACAGGAGCTCCTTCTTGGCGGGGATTCCAATGGAGGCACAGGTGTCTTCGGGCTCTGGGAGGGTTTTATGCTTTAAGTGGCCTGGAGGTGAGGACATTTTTGAGCTGCAATAGGTGAACTTAGGAGGGTGGAGGATGGGAGATTTGGAGCGTCGCCTTCTCTGGCTTCTTACCACTCCTCTTGTAGACTTCCGCATACACCTGGTGAAACAGAAGCATTGTAAGCTTGCATTGAAACTTCTATTCATAATTTACATAAGATATTGAGGCATTTATGAATTTACGAGGCATTTACACACCCATGCCAGTTCTCCTTCGGACAGGTTATTTTGGACTTTGCTCCCTCTGAGTTGGCACGAGGAGACATCCTTGTAGACACAGTCTCACTCACAGGAACTGCAGACGCACtggagaaacatacacacaccgcaACTACAACAGTCAGTCATTTGATATCGCCAAGCAAACTAAAACTGTAATTTCTAATCTTGTTCAGCTCTAATTCAATCTGCTGCAATGACAGTGTGTTGTTTGCAGTAGCCAACATGCACACAGGACAAAAAAATAATCACCTCTCAGCATCCACTCGCAGCTTCTTGAATGCCGTCTGCAATATCTCTTCTTCACATTCTTTGCCACCGGACTCCATCGTGGCTATAGAGGTGCCTCAAAAGCCTTTTGAGCTGTAAGGATAAACATTGTAGTTTAGACTTAGAGACTGAACTATGGCAATTCTCTGTTATTTCTAACATGATTCAAAGCAAATCACAATTTATCACAACACAATATAATAAAACCCTCCCTACCGATCTTAAAGACGGACTACATGGACAGAAGGTAGCCCATGTTATTCAAAGTGGCAGTTACtgagaataggcctacatttgagaTTAAACTGTTGATATAGCGTACATAGCTTCTAGACTTTAACATCATCCAGACAACTACTAATTCTCATAACCGAGTTAGTCACCTAACACAAAGAAATATAAGGCATTCAGCCACTACAGTATGGTTACTTTAATATCAGGTAACTCTTCGTTATACGTTTAATGTTCTGGGTGCCTGGGATTACATTAGGAGCCATCATTACAAGAGTAGCACAACATGCTAACTAGCAGTCAACAGGCTAAAATGGTAAATAAGGCTTCACTGAAAGCTAATGTTAACATTATACAACCAATAATGACACCAATTCTGATTATCTAACATAGCGCAGGTAATTGATGCAATAATTAGTGACAAGAAACAATACAGATTTCATAATATTATCACAAATTCTTCTGCTAAATTTAGGCTAGCCAGCTAGTGATGACTAACGCTAACTCTGCTATTTCAGTAGACTTGTAGCATAACAGTCTAGCAAGCTATCTGGCCACAGAACAAACACCTATCGAACAATGCTATAGCTATCTAGCATTACTTGGAGCTATAAAGGACTCAGAACAAATTATTTTGTTGGTTTCATAATCAATTGCCGTacaattggaaaaaaaaactttaaaccTAGAAGCTAACCGTAATAACAGTGgttaaaacaaaataacagaAGCAGAAAATACTCACGGCTCAGGGCTCTAGCCCGTCGTCCTGGCTAGACTGGGCCTAGGCATGCAGGGGCGTTTCAGCCTCTGCACAGCGCTAGCCGAGGCCTTGAATGCGGACAACAGCAGCAGTTAAGTTGGCTGCCTAGCTAGCTGGCAAACTAACTAGCATTAGCCAACTAGCTCAGCGCGTCGCCTCAACGATTATCTTAACATGAAACCCAgtttaaaacataatttcttGGCACATGGCTAGttgcataaacacacaatatATGTTCTTATATATAAAACAACAATCCTAGTTTAACTAATTAGATATAATGGATTATCCAGTTCCAGAGTTTTCCTTTGCCAGTCTCTTGTTTACACTCGAACCACACAGTGACTCTGCAACAACGCAATTTGTGCTGACGTTACACGCACGAAACGTAACGTACATAAAACGTAGGCGGTGGTTCTTGTGTAATCGAAAGTTCTCGACCACTCGCCATTAGGTCACTCGCCGCAgccaataaaaaaatcatatcatGTAAAGAAAAATTCAGCAACATAACTAGGTGCTTGGGAACAACCCAAGTTCATTAAACCTATCTTTGCTTGGCATTTTTGGTTAATAAGTTAGACAGCCACCAGCACGACGTGTAGTGGTGCAGAGCCTGTTGGTCTTTAGGTAGGCTAGTCTAACCGCAAGAttgaaaaaggaagaaaaatacatatttttgaGGGAAAAAAAGTCCAAGGAGAATACCTATACAATACACAAGCCATTATCAAATATGATAGGATAATGGAACAAAATGACCTATAAGCTGGCACTGGGAAAGTCACTGAATAAGGCCTACTAGGCCTTGTTCCTGTTGaagaaacataaaaaaaaaaaaataatagttaGTATTGAAAGTATGGAAGTCTTTTCAATCTTGTTTGTAAAATACGAAAGGAGACATTTTACATTCCCTCATCGAAACCCCATCAGGCCTAACCCTTGGTTCTTAAATTCAGTGAAATGTGATGATAGATCTCGAAGTTCATCACAAACTGGTTTATAATTTCTTATCACAGTTCAGTAAATAGACAATCTGAAGGCACATACATAATATCTTAGTTTTGGTgactattatttacatttatattatgATTAAATTGTAGCAAGATTTTGCATTCAAGATATGCCCAGTTCCCTGTAACCACATACAGTTGTTTTGACATGACTTGTTCCATCTGTCAGATAGTGATGGAACATTTGCTATTTCGAGAGTAGACAGAGAGACGTCTCTTGTAGACAGTCTGTGACCTATCAGGTTGTCTGCATTTACACCATTTAAAAGCAAATGTCACACTTATGTGAGAGATGGTGAGCTGACCGAACATTTCTGACTCTTAAGGGACCAAGACAAATTCTTTGGATAGTTGGAGAGAGGTGTTTAATCCATTTGTTCCGTATCACCATTGAAAACTGTTGGATGTTTTCATTAAGTATCTTTAAATCTAATTGCTAGACCATGTTCTTGGCCACTTTGTTTTCACCAGTCTCTTTCTCATGGGCTGCTCTAACCCAAGGACAAGGAGCCTTCCATAGTATTTTTGTCTTAGTTGTAATGTGTATAGGTGGTCAGCAGGTGGTGCTAAAGTGTTGACTATGGGTGTAATTCCAACACACAGCAAATTGTTTTTTGAACAGGTGAGCTGGGTAATGAGTGGGGCCATAAATGAATGTCACTTGGATGTTGAGGATAGATTTCTTTGCCTCAGCAGTAATGGTCCATGGTATTTAAGCCCATGTTTACATTCCTCCCTTCATGATATTCCTCTGTTGCATATCCTTATCATTATAGGGATCCAATGCATCTCAGTAGAGTAGGTGGCGTAATAGGCCTAATTTGTCAAATTTCAAATgattataaaataaaacatcaatCACCTTGCTCTTAAAAAGTGTAAGTGAATAGTGAATGCCAAGCACAATACT encodes the following:
- the oser1 gene encoding oxidative stress-responsive serine-rich protein 1; translated protein: MESGGKECEEEILQTAFKKLRVDAESASAVPVSETVSTRMSPRANSEGAKSKITCPKENWHGCMRKSTRGVVRSQRRRRSKSPILHPPKFTYCSSKMSSPPGHLKHKTLPEPEDTCASIGIPAKKELLSSSHGSPVFGATGYDLRVTLSQESLGSPQLCHRNQSDEDSGSEAVVCPPGGPSSPEAQRQVDPAAEPGSVTAGAAAASSTSDFQSLSRLNETRACPCGQGDCQCPSWQGVEVYSFTGLRNVISECERGLPNPEEASGHNAAHRRTQNTGTSGSPRSCSEQARAYVDDITIEDLSGYMEYYLYIPKKMSHMAEMMYT